The following coding sequences lie in one Spirochaetota bacterium genomic window:
- a CDS encoding SCP-like extracellular produces the protein MRKLIPVLTVLALFTGALAYLAVMRDPGYAGDKEAIAEVLAAHNRYRAELGLPALAWSDTLAQHAKAWAKELAKKGSLVHATGTGEGENLWMGTSGYFSFTQMVDGWGGEKKYFKYGSFPDVSTSGRWQDVGHYTQVIWRGTTEVGCGLAKAGGNDILVCRYSPPGNYMGQKPY, from the coding sequence ATGAGAAAACTGATTCCAGTGTTAACCGTTCTCGCCCTTTTCACCGGCGCGCTCGCCTACCTTGCCGTTATGCGCGATCCAGGCTACGCGGGCGACAAGGAGGCGATTGCGGAGGTGCTCGCCGCACACAACAGGTATCGCGCGGAGCTGGGCCTTCCGGCGCTCGCCTGGTCCGATACCCTCGCGCAGCACGCGAAGGCGTGGGCGAAAGAGCTCGCGAAGAAGGGGAGCCTGGTCCATGCGACCGGCACCGGCGAGGGGGAAAACCTGTGGATGGGGACCTCGGGCTATTTCAGCTTCACGCAGATGGTGGACGGATGGGGGGGCGAGAAAAAGTATTTCAAGTATGGTTCCTTTCCCGACGTGAGCACGTCGGGCAGGTGGCAGGACGTGGGCCATTACACCCAGGTAATCTGGCGCGGCACCACGGAAGTAGGATGCGGTCTTGCCAAGGCCGGGGGCAACGACATCCTCGTCTGCCGTTACAGCCCTCCCGGAAATTACATGGGACAGAAGCCGTACTGA
- a CDS encoding AraC family transcriptional regulator: protein MNWYEAINFFAVATAVLASAGLLVRRPSFRSIMLALFLLFCGYAHLLIFLFESGRFVDYPLVAALYFTHIPPGLAAGPLLYFHARSMAGDAHGLSRRDWAHFLPALASAILLADRFTWSAREKIAFVEDFLRGGHAAYRYALLALMLYVLAYTVAAFFTIMRRLRPGNPVHARIAVLEFSILGIALIVIINGLALFFPYPAFTMFENLATSAGLAVIFLLIQRYPHIFRYADLSSGDSPPRTYLAGVDTGVLRAQLVALMEDEKFYCDEDLSLKRLADALEVTPHQLSEFLNDRFGKNFSTFVNGYRILESQRILLEEPARSTLSVAYAAGFNSYTSFYNAFRKSTGMSPGEYRKRNRRP, encoded by the coding sequence ATGAACTGGTACGAGGCGATTAATTTCTTCGCCGTGGCGACGGCCGTGCTGGCCTCCGCGGGACTTCTCGTCCGCCGGCCATCGTTTCGCTCGATCATGCTGGCGTTGTTCCTCCTCTTTTGCGGGTACGCGCACCTCCTGATCTTCCTGTTCGAGTCAGGCCGGTTCGTGGATTACCCGCTCGTGGCCGCGCTCTATTTCACGCACATTCCCCCCGGTCTCGCGGCGGGCCCCCTGCTCTATTTCCACGCCAGGAGCATGGCCGGGGACGCGCATGGACTGTCGCGCCGCGACTGGGCGCATTTTCTCCCCGCCCTGGCGTCCGCCATCCTTCTCGCCGACCGCTTCACCTGGAGCGCGCGCGAGAAGATCGCGTTCGTCGAGGATTTCCTGCGCGGCGGTCACGCCGCGTACCGCTACGCGCTCCTCGCGCTGATGCTGTACGTGCTCGCCTATACCGTCGCGGCGTTTTTCACGATCATGCGGCGCCTGCGGCCGGGGAACCCCGTCCACGCGCGCATCGCCGTCCTGGAATTCAGCATTCTGGGGATCGCCCTCATCGTCATCATAAACGGGCTCGCCCTCTTTTTCCCTTACCCCGCGTTCACGATGTTCGAAAACCTGGCGACGAGCGCCGGCCTCGCGGTCATTTTCCTGCTCATCCAGCGCTATCCGCACATCTTCCGGTATGCCGACCTCTCTTCGGGCGATTCACCCCCGCGCACTTACCTGGCCGGCGTGGACACCGGGGTCCTCAGGGCGCAACTCGTCGCGCTCATGGAGGATGAGAAATTCTACTGCGACGAGGACCTTTCCCTGAAGCGCCTCGCGGACGCGCTCGAGGTGACACCGCACCAGCTTTCGGAATTCCTGAACGACCGGTTCGGCAAAAACTTCAGCACCTTCGTGAACGGGTACCGGATACTCGAATCCCAAAGAATTCTCCTGGAAGAGCCCGCACGCAGCACGCTTTCGGTCGCGTACGCCGCGGGTTTCAATT
- a CDS encoding AraC family transcriptional regulator: MAVNTNETKRMQMIEMLLSHLPREGVLTSTVKGVKLFRIDESFPRTPKAYDSQIIIMAQGMKRVFLGEQIFTYDPFNYLVLSVPLPIECEAIAQPNEPILGLTVSVDPQVVGELLLDMENAPYDAESLPMGIYGAPLTDGMADSVLRLLQALASPADERILGPMIVREIIYRVLCGEHGGALRALAYRNRRFFQIARVLNKIHESYDEVLDVRTLAMEAGMSVSTFHSSFKAVTDASPLQYIKSIRLHKARALMTQDGLNAYAAALRVGYESPSQFSREYKRFYGITPARDAVSMRNADAETA; encoded by the coding sequence ATGGCCGTCAACACGAATGAAACGAAACGCATGCAGATGATTGAGATGCTCTTGTCCCATCTGCCTCGGGAAGGCGTGCTGACCTCCACGGTGAAAGGGGTCAAGCTATTCAGGATCGACGAATCCTTTCCGCGTACACCCAAGGCCTATGATTCCCAGATCATCATCATGGCGCAGGGAATGAAGCGTGTCTTCCTGGGAGAACAGATTTTCACCTATGACCCCTTCAACTACCTGGTCCTCTCCGTTCCGCTACCGATCGAGTGCGAGGCGATCGCACAGCCCAATGAACCCATCCTGGGACTGACCGTCTCAGTCGACCCGCAGGTTGTGGGAGAGTTGCTGCTGGATATGGAGAACGCGCCTTATGACGCGGAATCGCTTCCCATGGGGATCTACGGGGCTCCCCTGACGGACGGCATGGCTGACTCGGTGCTGCGGCTGCTGCAAGCCCTTGCCTCCCCGGCGGACGAGCGGATACTGGGTCCAATGATCGTGAGGGAGATCATTTACCGGGTATTATGCGGCGAGCACGGCGGGGCCCTCAGGGCGTTGGCGTACCGCAACCGGCGCTTCTTCCAGATCGCGCGCGTGCTCAACAAAATTCATGAATCCTACGACGAGGTCCTGGACGTGAGGACACTCGCCATGGAAGCGGGGATGAGCGTTTCCACGTTTCACAGCAGCTTCAAGGCGGTGACCGACGCATCGCCGCTTCAATATATTAAAAGCATCAGGCTCCACAAGGCCCGTGCGCTCATGACGCAGGATGGCCTCAACGCGTATGCGGCGGCCTTGCGCGTGGGTTATGAAAGCCCTTCCCAGTTCAGCCGCGAGTATAAGCGCTTTTACGGCATAACCCCGGCGAGGGACGCGGTGAGCATGCGAAACGCGGATGCGGAAACTGCCTGA
- a CDS encoding aldo/keto reductase: MQKRILGKSGLEVSALGLGCMGMSFAYGPAHDRKEMIALIRAAVERGVTFFDTAEIYGPFTNEELVGEALTPFRGQVVIATKFGFKPATPEETHWSALDSRPEHIRKAIEGSLRRLKVDAIDLYYQHRVDPEVPIEDVAGAAKDLIREGKVKHFGLSEAGPQTIRRAHAVQPVTALQSEYSLWWREPEKEILPLLEELGIGLVPFSPLGKGFLTGKIDENTTFDNGDFRTIVPRFTPENRKANQVLVDWLHAFARDKDATPAQIALAWLLARKPWILPIPGTTKLHRLEENLGAADVALGADDLLEIERAASGITVQGARYPAHLEKRVGR, encoded by the coding sequence ATGCAAAAGCGTATATTAGGAAAAAGCGGCCTGGAGGTATCGGCGCTGGGGCTCGGCTGCATGGGGATGAGCTTCGCATACGGCCCGGCTCACGACAGGAAAGAGATGATCGCGCTCATACGCGCCGCCGTGGAGCGGGGAGTGACTTTTTTCGATACCGCGGAGATATACGGGCCTTTCACCAACGAAGAACTTGTAGGCGAGGCACTGACTCCCTTCCGCGGGCAGGTGGTCATTGCCACGAAGTTCGGGTTCAAACCGGCCACCCCGGAGGAAACCCACTGGAGCGCGCTGGACAGCCGCCCGGAGCACATCAGGAAAGCCATTGAAGGCTCGCTCCGAAGATTGAAGGTCGACGCGATAGACCTTTACTACCAGCACCGCGTCGACCCGGAAGTGCCAATCGAGGATGTCGCGGGGGCGGCCAAGGACCTGATCCGGGAAGGCAAGGTGAAGCACTTTGGTCTTTCGGAGGCCGGGCCGCAGACGATCCGCCGCGCGCACGCGGTCCAGCCCGTCACCGCGCTCCAGAGCGAATACTCGTTGTGGTGGAGGGAGCCCGAGAAGGAAATACTACCGCTGCTGGAGGAACTCGGTATCGGCCTGGTGCCGTTCAGCCCGCTGGGAAAGGGTTTCCTCACGGGAAAGATCGACGAAAACACAACATTTGACAACGGCGACTTTCGCACGATCGTTCCCCGTTTCACCCCGGAAAACCGAAAGGCGAACCAGGTCCTGGTAGACTGGCTCCACGCGTTCGCGCGGGATAAGGACGCGACTCCCGCCCAGATAGCGCTCGCCTGGCTGCTCGCCCGGAAGCCGTGGATCCTTCCCATTCCGGGCACTACGAAATTGCATCGCCTCGAGGAGAACCTCGGCGCGGCCGACGTGGCGTTGGGCGCCGACGATCTCCTCGAGATCGAACGCGCGGCGTCAGGCATCACCGTGCAGGGGGCCCGTTATCCGGCACATCTTGAAAAGAGGGTCGGCCGCTGA
- a CDS encoding flavodoxin yields MAACVCSQDNPLASDTVKEGEKKALPFSGTGKVLVVYFSHTGNTREIANQIHGRTGGDVFEIRAVDPYPGDYEEVKKRAKEELGSGYKPALKERIGNIGSYDIVFIGYPIWWGTFPAPVRTFLSEYDLKGKTIVPFCTHQGSGLGRSVTDISKLCPGSTVLDGLAVWGRDAQGAQREVSVWLGKMPPEVTAIIDFRMNIRQD; encoded by the coding sequence ATGGCCGCATGCGTGTGCTCCCAGGATAATCCGTTGGCATCGGATACGGTAAAGGAAGGCGAAAAAAAAGCTCTGCCGTTTTCGGGTACCGGAAAGGTCCTGGTGGTGTACTTTTCACACACGGGCAATACCCGCGAGATCGCAAATCAGATACACGGGAGGACAGGCGGCGATGTATTCGAGATCAGGGCGGTCGATCCGTATCCCGGGGATTACGAAGAGGTAAAGAAACGGGCGAAAGAGGAGCTTGGTTCCGGATACAAGCCAGCATTGAAGGAAAGGATCGGGAATATCGGATCGTACGATATTGTTTTTATCGGCTATCCCATCTGGTGGGGAACCTTTCCCGCGCCGGTGAGAACCTTTCTGTCGGAATACGATCTCAAGGGAAAAACGATCGTGCCATTCTGCACGCACCAGGGAAGCGGCCTGGGAAGGAGCGTGACGGATATCTCGAAACTCTGCCCTGGATCGACCGTGCTTGACGGTCTCGCCGTATGGGGACGGGATGCGCAGGGCGCGCAGCGCGAGGTATCCGTGTGGCTGGGAAAAATGCCGCCCGAAGTCACGGCGATAATCGACTTCAGGATGAACATTCGTCAGGATTAG
- a CDS encoding IMP dehydrogenase yields the protein MKATVLYGPRDVRFEEREEPSIIEPTDAVIRISATCVCGSDLWPYRGINPITRPTPMGHEYCGIVEETGRAVKSIKPGQFVVGSFATSDNTCPHCRFGYQSSCVQREFMSEAQAPMLRVPLADGTLVATPGIPPDDLIPSLLTASDVLGTGWFAADAADVRPGKTVVVVGDGAVGLLGVLSARIKGAERIIAMSRHETRQRLARGFGATDIVTERNDEGVARIKELTGGIGADSVLECVGTREAMLQAIRCARPGGSVGFVGVPHGVEIDGQELFFSHVRLHGGPAPVRRYLPELIGLVWDRKIEPGRVFDLTLPLDRVAEGYRAMDERRAIKALLRP from the coding sequence ATGAAAGCTACCGTTCTCTACGGTCCGCGCGACGTCCGTTTCGAAGAGCGCGAAGAGCCAAGTATCATAGAACCGACCGACGCCGTCATCAGGATCTCCGCAACCTGCGTGTGCGGCTCGGACCTGTGGCCTTACCGCGGCATAAACCCCATTACCCGGCCGACCCCGATGGGGCACGAGTACTGCGGCATCGTCGAGGAGACTGGACGTGCGGTTAAATCCATCAAGCCGGGCCAGTTCGTTGTCGGTTCGTTCGCCACCTCGGACAATACCTGCCCCCACTGCCGGTTCGGCTACCAGTCATCATGCGTGCAGCGGGAATTTATGAGCGAAGCGCAGGCGCCGATGCTGCGCGTGCCGCTTGCGGACGGAACGCTGGTCGCCACACCGGGCATTCCGCCGGATGACCTTATTCCGAGCCTGCTAACGGCATCGGATGTTCTGGGCACCGGCTGGTTCGCCGCCGACGCGGCGGATGTAAGGCCAGGCAAGACGGTCGTGGTCGTAGGCGACGGCGCGGTGGGCCTTCTCGGCGTGCTCTCGGCGAGGATCAAGGGCGCGGAGCGCATCATCGCGATGAGCCGCCACGAGACGCGGCAGAGACTGGCCCGGGGGTTTGGCGCGACCGACATCGTGACCGAGCGCAACGATGAGGGTGTGGCCCGCATAAAGGAGCTGACCGGCGGGATCGGGGCCGACTCGGTGCTGGAGTGTGTCGGTACCCGGGAAGCGATGCTGCAGGCGATACGCTGCGCCCGCCCGGGCGGATCCGTAGGCTTCGTAGGCGTTCCTCACGGTGTAGAGATCGACGGGCAGGAGCTTTTCTTCTCTCACGTCCGTCTCCACGGCGGCCCCGCCCCGGTGCGCCGCTACCTGCCGGAGCTGATCGGCCTGGTATGGGATCGGAAGATCGAACCCGGCAGGGTCTTCGATCTGACCCTGCCCCTCGACCGGGTAGCCGAGGGCTACCGGGCGATGGACGAGCGCCGCGCGATCAAGGCGCTGCTGCGCCCGTAA
- a CDS encoding helix-turn-helix domain-containing protein produces MPKFLDFLAIAEFSQVVLLIFILFVMDKNRKANIFFAAFLFITSSNFFILYLHKLDNQIPTYILASFAIPGISILGALIYQYVLFIAGLLEKFELKHLLKYIIFFVSLGIFIIAAQYFNWTYFEIPQFRIIVLIIISAGFLNSIIYIIYTIVLLKRYHNKIENYYSDLEKMSLNWLMKITSFSFLALILWCIEFLSSQLWINAKNSMIFAMNMIMQIIIFITAYHLINQPEIFRKNIEIGQAVEGPDNSSESEKYSRQNIDEKMQDEYLEKLIRYMNDNKPYLEESITIKDLAEKVQIPAHHLSIVINSRLNKNFYTFINEYRIKEATAILDDPENSDVSIITIVFRTGFNSKSTFNSVFKKITGQTPSKYRDRINLRSKLVS; encoded by the coding sequence ATGCCAAAATTTCTTGATTTTCTTGCAATTGCTGAATTTTCACAGGTAGTTCTGCTGATTTTCATTTTGTTTGTTATGGATAAGAACAGGAAAGCAAATATATTCTTTGCGGCTTTTCTCTTTATTACCTCCTCCAATTTCTTCATACTTTATCTGCACAAATTGGATAATCAAATTCCAACATATATATTGGCATCTTTTGCCATACCTGGTATTTCAATATTAGGGGCACTTATCTATCAATATGTACTATTCATAGCCGGGCTTCTCGAAAAATTTGAGCTGAAACATCTGCTTAAATATATAATATTCTTCGTGTCCCTTGGCATTTTTATAATTGCAGCTCAATATTTCAATTGGACATATTTTGAGATTCCGCAGTTTAGAATTATAGTTTTAATTATTATAAGTGCCGGGTTTCTCAATTCTATTATATATATAATATACACCATAGTACTACTGAAAAGATACCATAATAAAATCGAAAACTATTATTCCGATCTTGAAAAGATGAGTCTCAATTGGCTTATGAAGATTACATCATTTTCATTCCTTGCCCTTATTCTCTGGTGTATTGAATTCCTGTCCTCTCAACTTTGGATTAACGCAAAAAACTCGATGATTTTTGCAATGAATATGATTATGCAGATCATAATTTTTATCACAGCGTATCATCTGATCAATCAGCCGGAAATTTTCAGGAAGAATATCGAAATTGGACAGGCTGTGGAGGGTCCCGATAATTCATCGGAATCTGAAAAATACTCAAGGCAGAATATTGATGAGAAGATGCAGGATGAGTACCTTGAGAAGCTGATCCGGTATATGAATGATAATAAGCCTTACCTTGAAGAAAGCATCACAATAAAGGACTTGGCGGAGAAAGTACAGATCCCCGCACATCACCTTTCAATAGTCATAAACAGCAGGCTGAATAAAAATTTCTACACATTTATAAACGAATACCGCATAAAGGAAGCTACCGCCATCCTTGACGATCCTGAAAATTCCGATGTGAGCATTATAACAATTGTATTCAGGACAGGTTTTAATTCAAAATCAACCTTTAACTCCGTATTTAAGAAAATTACAGGGCAGACCCCATCAAAGTACCGAGACAGGATTAATCTCAGGTCTAAACTC